In Sphingomonas sp. PAMC26645, one DNA window encodes the following:
- a CDS encoding aspartyl/asparaginyl beta-hydroxylase domain-containing protein has product MAALRNGNAARAYEMLSLLRDGAPGMPAPWFLIAQAAQSLGRDDEAETALVHFLAAEPRHLAALLTMAALKVRRGDERAAQSFYRTALNVATLPDATIAPVLVPMLKAGEAFLADCAKRFAAHLGDALAGTGLAAGVSGGRTRYALDLLLGRRELYLQHPSMFYFAGLAQRAFFERDEFAWVAAMEAATADMRAELQSVVAAEKGFAPYVQSTPDRPAPANPLLDDPSWSAFQLWRGGERVEPNASSCPHTMAALEKAPIPLIAGRSPMAIFSLLKPGTHIRPHHGMLNTRLICHLPLIAPEGCALRVGAETRVWRAGEMLIFDDSFEHEAWNRGTETRIVLLFEVWRPELTADERAALTDIFEAIDTYQGVAIDTG; this is encoded by the coding sequence ATGGCTGCGCTCCGCAACGGTAACGCGGCACGCGCCTATGAAATGCTGTCCCTTCTACGCGACGGGGCACCGGGCATGCCCGCGCCTTGGTTCCTGATCGCACAAGCCGCACAGTCGCTTGGCCGCGACGACGAGGCGGAAACCGCGCTGGTGCATTTCCTGGCAGCAGAACCACGCCACCTGGCTGCGCTGTTGACGATGGCCGCGCTGAAGGTCCGACGCGGCGACGAGCGCGCGGCGCAATCCTTTTATCGTACTGCACTGAACGTCGCCACGCTGCCGGATGCCACGATAGCGCCCGTGCTGGTGCCAATGCTGAAGGCGGGTGAAGCGTTCCTGGCGGATTGCGCGAAACGGTTTGCCGCACATCTCGGCGATGCGCTGGCGGGGACGGGTCTTGCCGCTGGCGTATCGGGGGGGCGTACGCGGTACGCGCTCGACCTGCTGCTCGGACGGCGTGAACTGTATCTGCAACACCCGTCGATGTTCTATTTTGCCGGACTTGCGCAGCGTGCGTTCTTCGAGCGCGACGAGTTCGCGTGGGTTGCAGCCATGGAGGCCGCGACCGCAGACATGCGTGCCGAACTGCAAAGCGTCGTCGCGGCCGAGAAGGGCTTTGCGCCCTATGTCCAGTCGACGCCAGACCGGCCAGCGCCGGCCAACCCGTTGCTCGACGATCCAAGCTGGAGCGCGTTCCAGTTGTGGCGCGGTGGCGAGCGCGTGGAACCCAACGCATCCTCCTGTCCGCATACCATGGCCGCGCTGGAGAAGGCACCGATACCGCTGATCGCGGGCCGCTCGCCGATGGCGATCTTTTCGCTGCTGAAGCCCGGCACGCACATTCGGCCGCATCACGGGATGCTCAACACGCGGCTGATCTGTCATCTGCCGCTGATCGCACCCGAAGGATGCGCACTGCGGGTCGGGGCGGAAACGCGCGTGTGGCGGGCCGGCGAGATGCTCATCTTCGACGATTCGTTCGAGCACGAGGCGTGGAACCGTGGCACGGAAACCCGGATCGTCCTGCTGTTCGAGGTCTGGCGACCCGAACTGACCGCCGACGAACGCGCCGCGTTGACCGACATCTTCGAGGCTATCGACACCTATCAGGGCGTGGCGATCGACACGGGCTGA
- a CDS encoding LuxR C-terminal-related transcriptional regulator, whose protein sequence is MTNDCLDIFTRPHHTLASTVWHAPDRIARLECSIESHPAPAIVCGLRDLRYVMVNRRFLALTDSADEDWLRRSMYERNILEGVANYAAVKRALVDAQTIPQTRASLAMPDGTSRPVIVTGQPITVAGQPCMLFTLTDIEAWQQTERHYDQLRTSVETAFATSTACMMIVDPADNFVTVANDSFCSLIGYSRSDLSGRSTDDIEIWPSGIASGFVRTKCGQRLECRISEATIMIADKAYALWTFQDVTNRRIDERNLAAAIEATIAESKWLSHAILDNLALQSEPPRDVTPSGLNDLTARERDVLALICEGMDDKTMARTLNVSGNTVRNHVARVYSKIGVNRRVAAAAWARARGFGDGADRKTLLPGPVPVVTLQP, encoded by the coding sequence ATGACGAACGACTGCCTGGATATCTTTACACGGCCCCACCATACGCTCGCGAGCACCGTGTGGCATGCGCCAGATCGTATCGCGCGGCTCGAATGCTCGATCGAGTCGCACCCCGCCCCCGCCATCGTCTGCGGCTTGCGAGACCTGCGCTACGTCATGGTCAATCGTAGATTCCTCGCGCTCACCGATAGCGCGGATGAGGATTGGCTGAGACGCTCGATGTACGAGCGCAACATCCTCGAGGGCGTCGCGAACTACGCGGCGGTAAAGCGCGCGCTCGTCGACGCGCAGACGATACCGCAGACCCGGGCCAGCCTGGCGATGCCTGACGGTACAAGCCGGCCCGTGATCGTTACCGGCCAGCCCATCACCGTCGCCGGCCAGCCGTGCATGCTGTTTACGCTGACGGATATCGAAGCATGGCAGCAGACCGAACGCCATTACGATCAACTCCGAACAAGCGTCGAAACCGCGTTCGCGACGTCGACGGCGTGTATGATGATCGTCGATCCGGCCGACAATTTCGTGACCGTCGCGAATGACAGTTTTTGTTCTCTGATCGGGTATTCGCGGAGTGACCTGTCCGGGCGATCGACCGACGACATCGAGATCTGGCCATCGGGAATTGCATCCGGCTTCGTCCGCACCAAGTGCGGGCAACGTCTCGAATGCCGGATTTCCGAGGCCACGATCATGATCGCCGACAAGGCCTACGCGCTCTGGACCTTTCAGGACGTCACCAATCGTCGGATCGACGAGCGCAATCTGGCCGCCGCGATCGAGGCGACGATCGCGGAATCCAAATGGCTCAGCCACGCCATCCTGGACAATCTTGCGCTACAGTCCGAACCACCGCGAGACGTTACGCCATCAGGCCTGAACGACCTGACCGCTCGCGAACGCGATGTCCTGGCGCTGATTTGCGAGGGCATGGACGACAAGACGATGGCGCGCACATTGAACGTCAGCGGCAACACCGTCCGCAACCATGTCGCGCGCGTCTACAGCAAGATCGGCGTCAATCGCAGGGTGGCGGCGGCGGCCTGGGCGCGTGCCCGCGGGTTCGGCGATGGGGCCGATCGCAAGACGCTGCTGCCGGGCCCCGTCCCGGTCGTGACGCTACAGCCCTGA
- a CDS encoding sensor domain-containing diguanylate cyclase: protein MDNALLLDDDDGRVAALRRLDVLDTAVEEPFEKIVTLVRTVLAVPVATVTLVDRDRQWFMARRGMEQSETPRAVSFCTHTIQQRDPLIIENALDDPRFADSPLVVGPPYVRSYAGIPLRTPEGYNVGALCAMDTRPRRFSPADIAILSNFANIVCDELELRLIAQVDHLTGALTRRGFVDQAQREMERTLRYGRASSLIMMDVDHFKRVNDTYGHSIGDQVLKQIASIAETTLRPCDLFGRLGGEEFALLMPETSGAAALVVAERLRNTIAEHPMTLHGGGTIHVTASFGVAELSASFNTLTAWLERADTMLYAAKSGGRNRTQLAEPM from the coding sequence ATGGATAACGCCCTGCTGCTCGACGACGACGATGGCCGGGTCGCAGCCTTGCGTCGCCTCGACGTGCTCGACACCGCGGTCGAAGAGCCGTTCGAAAAGATCGTCACGCTCGTCCGCACGGTGCTCGCGGTACCCGTAGCGACCGTGACGCTCGTCGATCGCGATCGGCAATGGTTCATGGCGCGACGCGGCATGGAGCAGAGCGAAACGCCCCGCGCGGTATCTTTCTGCACGCATACGATCCAGCAACGCGACCCGTTGATCATCGAAAACGCGCTGGACGACCCGAGGTTCGCCGATAGTCCGCTCGTCGTCGGCCCACCCTATGTGCGGAGCTATGCGGGCATCCCCCTGCGCACGCCCGAAGGATATAATGTCGGGGCGCTGTGCGCAATGGATACCCGGCCCAGACGGTTCAGCCCTGCGGACATCGCCATTCTCAGCAATTTCGCCAACATCGTTTGCGACGAACTCGAACTGCGGCTGATCGCACAGGTCGATCACCTTACCGGCGCGCTGACTCGACGTGGCTTCGTGGATCAGGCGCAACGGGAAATGGAGCGTACGCTTCGCTACGGGCGGGCAAGTTCGCTGATCATGATGGATGTCGACCATTTCAAGCGGGTGAACGATACTTACGGCCACTCGATCGGCGATCAGGTCCTGAAGCAGATCGCCAGCATCGCCGAAACGACGTTACGCCCTTGCGACCTGTTCGGTCGTCTCGGCGGCGAGGAATTCGCCCTCCTGATGCCGGAAACCAGCGGCGCGGCAGCTCTCGTCGTCGCGGAGCGACTTCGGAATACCATCGCCGAACATCCGATGACGCTCCATGGCGGCGGTACGATCCACGTAACCGCGAGCTTCGGCGTGGCTGAGCTGTCCGCATCCTTCAACACGCTAACCGCCTGGCTCGAACGTGCCGACACGATGCTCTACGCAGCGAAGTCCGGCGGCAGGAACCGTACGCAACTCGCGGAGCCGATGTAG
- a CDS encoding TonB-dependent receptor, whose translation MTTSEAAPTTENSQGDIVVTGSLIKNPALIASAPVQVIGQEEIQLRQSNTAEDILRTLPGAVPSIGSAVNNGNGGASYVDLRGLGSFRNVVLLDGNRLAPSGLVGRVDLNNIPLALVERVDTLTGGAATTYGADAVAGVVNFITRSDFSGLDASVSNQITERGDGSYFRGDITIGANFDDGRGNAVFSVGYQQSDPVYQGDRDYSINNVNSFSGALGGSGTSVPASLTGTRTLVNGIANTAPLYVQTGTTAAGVPILALNPGGMANRGNSQIGSNGQAVAAYAPFNFNPYNIFQTPFERFNMYGAAHYDVSDNIEVYTRGLFSKNTVQTIVAPSGSFGSQLVVPLSNPYLPAALRTQLCAANIAPTTLGVTAAGASVAAQTTYTPRFTPTECAAAAIATSPTDPNFRTATTTLSRRTPEVGPRISNFQTTIFDYRAGVKLGITEGIKLDVSGGYGESENTQTLQGYVLTSRLRSAAYATNTTTCLAGAPGGAALGAGTGCVPVNLFGAEGTLTPAQVPYLLGESTTTIKTSLAQARAVLNGDFGFASPFATDSVGFAAGSEYRKYRASQRSDTLAQTAGELGGAGGAAPNVDGGYEVVEGFGEIIAPLVQDKPFFQSLTLEVGGRYSHYKVLVPTSPTYNTTTYKAGGSWEPVVGVKLRGNYQRAVRAPNISELFSPLTTGLTNLATDPCAGTAPVSNVVLRNVCVAQGAPVSTIGTIQADPAGQPNVTTGGNLNVRPEKSDSYTFGVVLQPTQLIPGFSVTVDYYNIKVKGAISSQTPDDAINACFGPSLSAASATSAACTVIRRNPATGNLYGDSATTPGLFSPLSNLGQIKTDGIDLGINYRRDIGFAKMALSFQGNWTHDSKFQATPTSINRECTGYYSVSCASIQPEFYWNTRATFTFADSVDVSLMWRHIDGVKQEPYDVTDGSGPAFAGTFGGDTVNFGRIKAHDYFDLTTRIAVAENFDFTVTVQNLLDKEPPIVGSTVGSTSYNSGNTYPSTYDALGRRFAVGARLHF comes from the coding sequence ATGACGACGTCCGAAGCGGCGCCGACCACCGAGAACAGCCAGGGCGACATCGTCGTCACCGGCTCGCTAATCAAGAATCCGGCGCTGATCGCATCGGCGCCAGTCCAGGTCATCGGCCAGGAAGAAATCCAGCTTCGCCAGTCGAACACTGCCGAAGACATCCTGCGCACCCTTCCAGGTGCCGTGCCGAGCATCGGTTCGGCCGTGAACAACGGCAACGGCGGCGCATCCTACGTCGATCTTCGCGGCCTTGGTTCGTTCCGTAACGTCGTGCTGCTCGATGGCAACCGTCTGGCACCATCGGGCTTGGTCGGTCGCGTCGATCTCAACAACATCCCGCTCGCACTTGTCGAGCGTGTCGACACGCTGACCGGCGGCGCAGCTACCACTTACGGCGCCGACGCAGTTGCAGGCGTCGTCAACTTCATCACCCGCTCGGACTTCTCGGGCCTTGACGCATCGGTCTCGAACCAGATCACCGAGCGTGGCGACGGTTCGTACTTCCGCGGCGACATCACGATCGGAGCGAACTTCGACGACGGTCGCGGCAACGCGGTATTCTCGGTCGGCTATCAACAGTCAGACCCCGTCTATCAAGGCGATCGTGACTACTCGATCAACAACGTGAACTCGTTCAGCGGTGCACTCGGCGGTTCGGGTACTTCGGTCCCCGCAAGCCTTACCGGTACTCGGACGCTGGTGAACGGCATCGCCAACACGGCGCCGCTATATGTCCAGACCGGAACGACGGCAGCAGGCGTTCCCATTCTCGCGTTGAACCCAGGCGGCATGGCCAATCGTGGAAACAGCCAGATTGGCTCGAACGGGCAGGCCGTTGCAGCTTATGCGCCGTTCAATTTCAACCCGTACAACATCTTCCAGACGCCGTTCGAGCGTTTCAACATGTACGGTGCGGCGCACTACGACGTTTCCGACAACATTGAGGTCTATACGCGCGGCCTGTTCTCGAAGAACACCGTGCAGACCATCGTGGCGCCATCGGGTTCGTTCGGCTCGCAGCTGGTTGTGCCCCTCAGCAATCCGTACCTGCCTGCTGCGCTCCGTACTCAGCTCTGCGCTGCCAACATTGCACCCACAACGCTCGGCGTAACTGCAGCTGGTGCTTCGGTTGCCGCTCAAACTACTTATACGCCGCGCTTTACGCCAACGGAATGCGCGGCCGCCGCGATCGCGACAAGCCCGACGGATCCAAACTTCCGGACTGCGACGACGACCCTGTCGCGTCGTACTCCAGAAGTCGGTCCGCGTATCTCAAACTTCCAAACCACGATTTTCGATTATCGAGCCGGCGTTAAGCTGGGCATCACCGAGGGCATCAAGCTGGACGTGTCGGGTGGTTACGGTGAATCCGAGAACACGCAGACGCTGCAGGGCTACGTCCTGACGTCGCGCTTGCGCTCGGCAGCGTATGCTACAAACACCACGACCTGCCTGGCTGGCGCTCCCGGGGGTGCTGCGCTCGGTGCAGGGACGGGTTGCGTTCCCGTTAACCTGTTCGGCGCGGAGGGGACGCTCACACCAGCGCAGGTTCCCTACCTGCTCGGCGAGAGCACCACGACGATCAAGACATCGCTTGCTCAGGCTCGTGCAGTATTGAACGGCGACTTCGGCTTCGCATCGCCGTTCGCAACCGACTCGGTCGGTTTCGCGGCCGGTTCCGAATATCGTAAATATCGTGCGTCGCAGCGCTCGGATACGCTGGCTCAAACGGCTGGCGAACTCGGTGGCGCCGGTGGTGCTGCTCCGAATGTCGATGGCGGGTATGAGGTTGTCGAGGGTTTCGGCGAAATCATTGCGCCGCTCGTCCAGGATAAGCCTTTCTTCCAAAGTTTGACGTTGGAAGTCGGTGGGCGCTATTCGCATTATAAAGTGCTCGTTCCCACCTCGCCGACCTACAATACGACGACCTACAAGGCTGGTGGTAGCTGGGAGCCAGTTGTCGGCGTAAAGCTGCGTGGGAACTATCAGCGTGCGGTTCGCGCTCCGAACATCAGCGAACTGTTCTCACCGCTGACCACCGGACTGACCAATCTGGCGACCGATCCATGCGCTGGGACCGCGCCTGTTTCGAACGTCGTGTTGCGCAACGTCTGCGTAGCGCAGGGCGCACCGGTCAGCACGATCGGGACGATCCAAGCGGATCCTGCTGGTCAGCCGAACGTCACGACCGGCGGAAACCTCAACGTCCGGCCGGAAAAGTCCGACTCGTACACGTTTGGTGTTGTTCTCCAGCCTACTCAGCTGATCCCGGGTTTCTCGGTCACGGTCGATTACTACAACATCAAGGTGAAGGGCGCGATTTCGAGCCAGACGCCTGACGATGCGATCAACGCCTGCTTTGGTCCTTCCTTGAGCGCGGCTAGCGCAACTTCAGCTGCCTGCACTGTCATTCGCCGTAATCCTGCGACGGGCAATCTCTACGGCGATAGCGCCACTACTCCCGGCCTGTTCTCGCCGCTGTCCAACCTTGGCCAGATCAAGACGGACGGTATCGATCTCGGCATCAATTATCGTCGCGATATCGGATTTGCGAAGATGGCATTGTCGTTCCAAGGCAACTGGACGCATGACTCCAAGTTCCAAGCAACGCCAACCTCGATCAACCGCGAATGCACCGGCTATTATTCGGTCAGCTGCGCATCGATCCAGCCGGAGTTCTATTGGAATACCCGGGCGACCTTCACGTTTGCCGACAGCGTCGATGTATCGCTCATGTGGCGCCATATCGACGGTGTTAAGCAAGAGCCTTACGACGTGACGGACGGTAGCGGTCCTGCATTCGCAGGTACGTTCGGCGGCGACACGGTCAACTTCGGTCGCATCAAGGCGCACGACTATTTCGATCTGACCACGCGTATCGCCGTTGCAGAGAACTTCGACTTCACCGTCACGGTTCAGAACCTGCTCGACAAGGAGCCGCCGATCGTTGGTTCGACTGTTGGTTCGACCTCGTACAACAGCGGCAACACCTATCCGTCGACGTACGACGCGCTGGGCCGTCGCTTTGCGGTCGGGGCACGACTGCACTTCTAG
- a CDS encoding CsbD family protein has product MNTDTLNGAATNVGGKLKETLGGAISDTSLQSEGAADQLGGTIQKTVGQAKDVVEDNIRPLLDYVRQFSKERPFTAAAVAGVLGIAVINTLRGK; this is encoded by the coding sequence ATGAACACCGATACCCTCAATGGCGCAGCCACCAACGTCGGCGGCAAGCTCAAGGAAACGCTCGGCGGCGCGATCAGCGACACGTCGTTGCAGAGCGAAGGCGCCGCGGACCAGCTTGGCGGCACGATCCAGAAGACCGTTGGCCAGGCCAAGGATGTCGTCGAGGACAATATCCGCCCGCTGCTCGACTATGTCCGCCAGTTCTCGAAGGAACGCCCCTTCACCGCAGCCGCCGTGGCCGGCGTGCTCGGCATCGCGGTCATCAACACCCTGCGCGGCAAGTAA
- a CDS encoding aspartyl/asparaginyl beta-hydroxylase domain-containing protein — MSSQLAQRVDALLRDGDQAHRSGDAARSGAAYREILAIAPDHPVALNALGMAALGRDDQAAAEYFARAANADPAAAPLWMNLASAHRGLGDATAERTALERALALDQRNLMANVRLAELHDRTGDAAQAAFRWGGVATIVQSMADRSPPLDQLLARASDRIAFHARALSDDVDTAMQPLRAGVSPARRRRFDACVDAMLGRRTIYAPAPHGMHFPFLPADEFFARDHFAWLTEFEAATPVILAELKALLAEPSAGFTPYVAMPLGTPANLWSPLDRSDQWSARYLWRYGVRDDAVCARCPQTAAILDALPLADIPGRAPTAFFSVLKPGTHLPPHTGVSNIRSVVHLPLIVPDKCGFRVGGETREWRVGEAFVFDDTIEHEAWNDSDTIRAVLIVDVWNPHLTPDETTMLRRLFGALGNKLGNSGDVAD; from the coding sequence GTGAGCAGTCAACTGGCACAACGGGTCGACGCGCTGCTGCGTGACGGCGACCAGGCACACCGGTCGGGCGATGCCGCGCGGTCGGGGGCGGCGTACCGGGAGATCCTGGCGATCGCGCCAGATCATCCCGTAGCGCTCAACGCGCTGGGGATGGCCGCGCTGGGGCGGGACGACCAGGCCGCCGCCGAGTATTTCGCGCGTGCGGCAAATGCCGATCCCGCCGCCGCGCCGCTGTGGATGAACCTGGCGAGTGCGCACCGCGGGTTGGGCGATGCGACGGCGGAGCGGACCGCGCTGGAGCGCGCGCTGGCGCTCGACCAGCGCAACCTGATGGCGAACGTGCGCCTCGCCGAACTGCACGACCGGACCGGCGATGCGGCGCAGGCGGCGTTCCGCTGGGGCGGGGTGGCGACGATCGTCCAATCGATGGCCGATCGATCGCCACCGCTCGATCAACTGCTGGCGCGCGCGTCGGACCGGATCGCATTCCACGCGCGTGCGCTGTCGGACGATGTCGATACCGCTATGCAGCCATTGCGGGCGGGTGTGAGCCCCGCACGGCGTCGCCGGTTCGATGCCTGCGTCGATGCGATGCTGGGGCGTCGGACGATCTACGCACCCGCGCCGCACGGGATGCATTTCCCGTTCCTTCCGGCCGACGAGTTCTTCGCGCGCGACCATTTCGCATGGTTGACCGAATTCGAGGCGGCGACACCCGTCATCCTCGCCGAACTGAAGGCGCTGCTCGCCGAACCGTCGGCGGGCTTCACGCCTTATGTGGCGATGCCGCTCGGGACGCCGGCCAATCTGTGGAGTCCGCTCGATCGCTCGGACCAGTGGAGCGCACGCTATCTGTGGCGCTACGGTGTCCGCGACGACGCGGTCTGCGCTCGGTGTCCGCAGACCGCGGCGATCCTCGATGCGTTGCCGCTGGCGGATATTCCGGGCCGCGCGCCGACCGCATTCTTCTCGGTCCTCAAACCGGGCACGCATTTGCCGCCGCATACGGGGGTCAGCAACATCCGCTCGGTCGTGCACCTGCCGCTGATCGTGCCCGACAAATGCGGCTTCCGCGTCGGCGGCGAGACCCGCGAATGGCGCGTCGGCGAGGCGTTCGTGTTCGACGATACGATCGAGCACGAGGCCTGGAACGACAGCGACACGATCCGGGCCGTCCTGATCGTCGATGTCTGGAACCCGCATCTGACGCCTGACGAGACGACCATGCTGCGCCGCCTGTTCGGGGCGCTCGGCAACAAGCTCGGCAATAGCGGAGACGTTGCCGACTGA
- a CDS encoding branched-chain amino acid aminotransferase yields MSVPAFTPSSAFRHEPNATPVEANERAKRLIDPGFGRVFTDHMAMIRYSETEGWHDARITARAPLTIDPASSVLHYAQEIFEGMKAYRLADGGTALFRPEANARRFQDSARRLAMPELPTELFLESVERLVKTDANWIPESDGGALYLRPFMFASEVFLGVKPSAEYLYMVLASSVGAYFKGGAPTVSIWVSQQYTRAAQGGTGAAKCGGNYAASLLAQSEAIRNGCDQVVFLDAAERRWVEELGGMNIFFVLDDGSMATPALTGTILPGITRDSILTLARANGITVREEGYTIDQWRADAASGRLVEAFACGTAAVVTPIGTVASPEGRFTIGDGAPGALTMRMRDALVSIQRGTAPDENNWLHHLAD; encoded by the coding sequence ATGTCCGTTCCAGCTTTTACGCCGTCTTCCGCCTTCCGCCATGAGCCGAACGCGACTCCGGTCGAGGCGAACGAGCGGGCGAAGCGGCTGATCGATCCCGGATTCGGACGAGTCTTCACCGATCACATGGCGATGATCCGCTACAGCGAGACCGAGGGCTGGCATGACGCGCGCATCACCGCCCGCGCGCCGCTGACGATCGATCCGGCGTCGTCCGTCCTGCATTACGCGCAGGAGATCTTCGAGGGGATGAAGGCGTATCGACTCGCCGATGGGGGCACTGCGCTGTTCCGTCCGGAGGCGAATGCGCGCCGTTTCCAGGATTCGGCACGGCGCCTGGCGATGCCCGAGCTGCCGACCGAGCTGTTCCTCGAATCGGTCGAGCGCCTCGTGAAGACAGACGCGAACTGGATCCCCGAGAGCGATGGCGGCGCGCTGTACCTGCGGCCGTTCATGTTCGCGAGCGAAGTGTTCCTCGGCGTGAAGCCGTCCGCGGAATATCTCTACATGGTGCTCGCCTCGTCGGTTGGCGCATACTTCAAGGGCGGCGCCCCCACCGTGTCGATCTGGGTAAGCCAGCAATACACGCGGGCAGCGCAGGGCGGCACCGGTGCTGCCAAGTGCGGCGGCAACTACGCCGCCAGCCTGCTTGCGCAGTCCGAGGCGATCCGCAACGGTTGCGACCAGGTCGTCTTCCTCGATGCGGCCGAGCGGCGCTGGGTCGAGGAACTCGGCGGCATGAACATCTTCTTCGTGTTAGACGACGGCAGCATGGCGACCCCTGCCCTGACCGGAACGATCCTGCCCGGCATCACTCGCGACTCGATCCTGACGCTCGCCCGCGCGAACGGCATTACGGTCCGCGAGGAAGGCTACACCATCGACCAGTGGCGCGCAGACGCGGCGAGCGGTCGTCTGGTCGAGGCATTCGCCTGCGGTACCGCGGCGGTCGTCACGCCGATCGGCACGGTCGCAAGCCCCGAGGGCCGCTTCACGATCGGCGACGGTGCTCCGGGCGCACTGACGATGCGGATGCGCGATGCGCTCGTGTCGATCCAGCGCGGCACTGCACCCGACGAGAACAACTGGCTGCACCATCTCGCGGATTGA
- the aqpZ gene encoding aquaporin Z, translating into MATARRLAAEVIGTFWLVLGGCGAAVLAAGTGVPGTIGMAGVALAFGLTVFTMAFAVGFISGGHFNPAVSVGLTVAGRFPARDLPGYVIAQVIGGILGSAALAALASGTAGFDLVASGFAANGYGVHSPGGYGAATAFLSEALLTAGFLTVILGATDERSPAAFAPLSIGLALTLIHLISIPIDNTSVNPARSTGPALFVGGWALSQLWLFWIAPLSGAAVAGLLGRWLFAHTDEDQSPGPIGDTPVELMVGDDRNTAPREG; encoded by the coding sequence ATCGCTACCGCGCGACGGTTGGCCGCCGAAGTCATCGGCACGTTCTGGCTGGTCCTGGGTGGTTGCGGTGCTGCAGTACTGGCGGCGGGCACGGGCGTCCCCGGCACGATTGGCATGGCTGGGGTGGCACTGGCGTTCGGCCTTACCGTCTTCACGATGGCGTTTGCCGTCGGTTTCATCTCGGGCGGCCATTTCAATCCGGCCGTCAGCGTCGGCTTGACGGTCGCCGGCCGCTTTCCCGCTCGCGACCTGCCGGGCTACGTCATCGCGCAGGTCATCGGCGGCATATTGGGTAGCGCGGCACTCGCTGCACTGGCGTCGGGTACCGCAGGGTTCGATCTGGTGGCCAGCGGGTTCGCCGCGAATGGCTACGGCGTGCATTCGCCGGGCGGATACGGCGCGGCAACCGCGTTCCTTTCGGAGGCACTGCTAACCGCCGGTTTCCTGACGGTAATCCTCGGCGCGACCGACGAGCGCTCTCCGGCCGCGTTCGCGCCGCTATCGATCGGTCTGGCGTTGACGCTGATCCATCTCATCTCGATCCCGATCGACAATACGTCGGTGAACCCGGCGCGCAGCACGGGTCCGGCGCTGTTCGTCGGCGGGTGGGCGCTGTCGCAGCTCTGGCTGTTCTGGATCGCACCACTGAGCGGCGCAGCGGTAGCTGGCCTTCTTGGTCGCTGGCTCTTCGCGCATACCGACGAAGATCAATCACCTGGCCCGATCGGCGATACCCCCGTCGAACTGATGGTCGGCGATGACCGCAATACTGCACCGCGTGAGGGATAG
- a CDS encoding entericidin A/B family lipoprotein: protein MKNVFALALLAAGLALTGCHTVNGVGKDVKSAGTAVSSASGESGKKK, encoded by the coding sequence ATGAAGAACGTATTTGCACTGGCACTACTTGCTGCAGGCCTAGCGCTGACGGGATGTCACACGGTGAACGGCGTCGGCAAGGATGTGAAGTCCGCTGGAACGGCTGTCTCGAGCGCCTCGGGTGAGAGCGGCAAGAAGAAGTAA
- a CDS encoding helix-turn-helix domain-containing protein: MPATPSSASPLFLREPELRRGMELLYFGYSHLTRSIDQGLAEEGLGRAHHRALYFIARKPDMTVSELLSLLAITKQSLGRVLNELADRKLVETRPGERDRRQRLLRLTAEGSKMERELFEAARIRMAEAYASAGQSAVSGFWAVLEGLVPEADRSQVFGLRG, translated from the coding sequence ATGCCTGCCACTCCGTCTTCTGCTTCACCCCTGTTCCTTCGCGAACCCGAACTCCGCCGCGGCATGGAGCTGCTGTACTTCGGTTATAGCCACCTGACGCGGTCGATCGACCAGGGTCTTGCCGAAGAGGGGCTGGGCCGCGCGCACCACCGAGCGCTGTATTTCATCGCGCGAAAGCCCGACATGACGGTGAGCGAGCTGCTGTCGCTGCTGGCGATCACGAAGCAGTCGCTGGGACGCGTGCTGAACGAACTGGCGGACCGCAAGCTGGTCGAGACGCGACCCGGCGAGCGCGACCGGCGGCAGCGTTTGCTGCGGTTGACGGCCGAGGGCTCGAAGATGGAGCGCGAACTGTTCGAGGCTGCGCGGATCCGGATGGCCGAGGCGTATGCGAGCGCCGGGCAAAGCGCGGTATCGGGGTTCTGGGCGGTGCTCGAGGGACTGGTGCCGGAGGCGGACCGTTCGCAGGTGTTCGGCCTGCGCGGCTAG